In the genome of Paenibacillus pabuli, one region contains:
- a CDS encoding HpcH/HpaI aldolase family protein, with protein sequence MKEKLLAGKAALGVSIMIPSVQLVEMAGKLGYDWVLIDCEHGSITLETVEYMVMAAEASNITPIIRPQKNDSELIGQYMDRGVMGIQAPHVSSAEEAQEVINAVKYHPIGKRSLAVGTRSANYGFGISLTEYAEQANEDLLVCVQIEDKDAVDHLDSIAKVEGIDVLFIGPSDLSQSLGHLGNAGHPIVQKVMDDAFSKIIESGMVAGTAGNLEITPRRLEQGVQYYYTHLTTLLAYSSFAFLGHAKD encoded by the coding sequence ATGAAGGAAAAACTGTTAGCAGGTAAAGCGGCGTTAGGGGTCTCTATCATGATCCCTTCTGTCCAGCTTGTAGAAATGGCCGGGAAATTAGGATACGATTGGGTGCTAATTGATTGCGAGCATGGTTCTATCACCTTGGAAACCGTTGAATATATGGTCATGGCAGCCGAAGCAAGCAACATTACACCGATCATTAGGCCGCAAAAGAACGATTCGGAACTGATCGGACAATACATGGATCGTGGTGTGATGGGGATACAAGCTCCCCACGTCAGCTCTGCGGAAGAGGCTCAGGAAGTCATCAACGCTGTAAAATACCATCCGATCGGCAAACGAAGCTTGGCCGTGGGAACACGCTCTGCCAATTACGGATTCGGGATTTCGTTAACCGAATATGCCGAGCAGGCTAATGAAGATCTGTTGGTCTGCGTCCAAATTGAGGATAAGGATGCTGTTGATCACCTTGATTCTATCGCAAAAGTGGAAGGAATCGACGTGTTGTTTATAGGTCCGTCCGACCTTTCTCAATCTCTTGGACATCTCGGAAATGCCGGGCATCCTATAGTACAAAAGGTTATGGATGATGCTTTCTCAAAAATCATTGAATCAGGTATGGTGGCAGGTACGGCAGGGAATCTTGAAATAACGCCGAGACGTCTGGAGCAAGGGGTTCAATATTACTATACGCATTTAACGACGCTGCTGGCTTATTCATCTTTTGCCTTCTTAGGGCATGCCAAGGATTGA
- a CDS encoding spore germination protein, which produces MQKRSSHPPKTSRENASSGSTTLVSSLDRNVDTLKSILGQADDVVFRSFLVGGELEAQLVYIPDMSDRQEIDNNVMKPLMMMTDSEPRDILSIKNRVLPIGSIEEILDLSECARQLIKGYSLLLFEGCDQALMLKIAKWDKRSVAEPQTEPSLRGPREGFTESISTNLSLLRRKVQSVNLKLKSFQIGRNTETEVYIAYLEGIAKPSLIQEVENRLERMDMDSLLETGYIEELTEDAPYSPFPQQQFTERVDIAAAGLLEGRIVILVDGTPDVLIVPVTLVTLLQAADDYYNRSLYSSLLRILRYFTLFVSLMLPAVYVALLTFHQEMIPSKLLTSIASSREEIPFPTIVEVLMMQLAFEVLREAGLRLPRQIGSAVTIVGALVVGEAAVSAGLVSAPIVIIIAFTGIAGFTAPHYALEFAVRLLRILLILAGGLLGILGVMYGLLAIVIHLCTLRSYGVPYMSPIAPFVASDMKDAAVRLPWWKMITRPSFSGKRNRRRMTSGQRPNPGKGGER; this is translated from the coding sequence ATGCAAAAACGGTCTTCGCACCCGCCAAAAACGAGCAGGGAAAACGCCTCATCCGGTTCTACGACATTAGTATCATCGCTCGACCGGAACGTCGACACGCTGAAAAGCATTTTGGGCCAAGCCGATGACGTTGTATTTCGTTCCTTCCTGGTAGGCGGCGAGCTTGAGGCGCAGCTTGTCTACATTCCCGATATGTCGGACAGACAGGAAATCGACAACAACGTCATGAAGCCGCTCATGATGATGACCGATTCGGAACCAAGAGATATTTTGTCGATCAAGAACCGGGTTTTGCCCATCGGATCGATCGAGGAGATCTTAGATCTTAGCGAATGCGCCAGGCAGTTGATTAAAGGTTATTCTTTGCTGCTGTTCGAGGGTTGCGACCAGGCTCTGATGCTTAAAATCGCCAAATGGGATAAACGATCCGTGGCAGAACCGCAGACCGAACCGTCGCTGCGAGGTCCCCGCGAAGGATTTACGGAATCCATTTCGACCAATTTGTCGCTCCTGCGGCGAAAAGTCCAGAGCGTCAATCTGAAACTAAAATCGTTCCAGATTGGCCGCAATACCGAAACAGAGGTTTATATCGCTTATCTGGAAGGCATAGCAAAGCCTTCCTTAATTCAAGAGGTGGAGAACCGCCTGGAGCGCATGGATATGGACAGCCTGCTGGAAACCGGATACATCGAAGAACTTACGGAGGACGCCCCCTATTCGCCGTTTCCTCAACAGCAGTTTACGGAGCGGGTTGATATCGCCGCTGCCGGCTTACTGGAAGGCAGGATCGTGATACTGGTCGACGGTACGCCTGACGTGCTGATCGTTCCCGTAACGCTCGTTACTTTGCTGCAGGCGGCGGACGATTATTATAACCGTTCATTATATTCAAGCCTGCTGCGTATTTTACGCTACTTCACGTTGTTTGTTTCACTGATGCTTCCGGCGGTGTATGTGGCACTGCTGACCTTTCATCAGGAGATGATCCCGAGCAAACTTTTGACGAGCATCGCATCCTCGCGAGAGGAGATCCCGTTTCCGACCATCGTGGAAGTGTTGATGATGCAGTTGGCGTTTGAGGTGTTGCGGGAAGCAGGGCTTCGTCTTCCGCGCCAAATCGGTTCGGCGGTGACGATCGTCGGCGCGCTCGTTGTGGGTGAAGCGGCGGTCTCCGCCGGCCTCGTATCCGCACCGATCGTCATCATCATTGCTTTCACGGGCATTGCGGGATTTACGGCACCGCATTATGCGCTGGAATTCGCTGTCCGTCTGCTACGCATCCTGCTCATTTTGGCTGGAGGGCTCCTGGGGATTCTGGGTGTCATGTACGGTTTGCTTGCCATTGTCATCCATCTGTGTACTCTGCGCTCTTACGGAGTGCCTTATATGTCCCCGATCGCGCCGTTTGTGGCGAGCGACATGAAAGATGCAGCGGTTCGGCTGCCGTGGTGGAAGATGATCACACGTCCGAGCTTTTCGGGAAAAAGGAATCGACGGCGAATGACGTCAGGGCAGCGGCCAAATCCGGGGAAAGGTGGCGAACGTTGA
- a CDS encoding alkaline phosphatase family protein — protein sequence MGETSGKKSPSGRRVLIIGTDGLRPDQVNADTMPTYCELMKSSTLFKSFYSAYPSLTRVCMASLTTGSYPGQHGLMGNLMYAPHFSEDGLLQTGDHREILQFQQRTGEELLLRPTLGDRLAQANLRLTVSGGSSPGASLLWNFNHPQHVMNPSTDYGVPELSELHAARGAVADETDVSIRKKERTLWAVRTLIEQQLPDEQNTVMVLWLPEPDETQHYCGIASPEAKQALRLVDQCLSEILEAVSRIGLEDELDIMLISDHGHSTAHMVGSLEHYMKQARKELNRELNFIAVDAFIYGDENQLEELQAFADWLSDQPWCGMLLAREPLHQQLNNALPLSAVIGSITHDRAPLLAVVPAWTDEINPDGIRGVVHYLNSKTENKAYHGSIRNEDMRPFCMGFGPSFKKGHVTDIPAGIIDIAPTALHLVGVTGESGFTGRVLFEGLTGCEEQAVQHEEVKYEELYADSERVKGIRIADTNGTTYLTDCFCEYTKEALLKAAKKG from the coding sequence ATGGGAGAAACATCTGGAAAGAAAAGTCCTTCGGGACGGCGGGTACTTATTATCGGAACGGACGGATTAAGGCCTGATCAGGTTAATGCCGATACAATGCCTACGTATTGCGAGTTAATGAAAAGCAGCACGCTGTTCAAATCTTTTTATTCGGCTTATCCGTCGCTGACACGGGTATGTATGGCCTCTTTAACGACCGGATCCTATCCGGGGCAGCATGGTCTGATGGGCAATCTCATGTACGCACCTCACTTTTCGGAAGACGGACTGCTGCAGACAGGTGACCATCGGGAAATATTGCAATTTCAGCAGCGAACGGGGGAAGAGCTGCTCTTGCGTCCGACGCTCGGTGATCGGTTGGCCCAGGCGAACTTGCGCTTGACGGTTTCGGGCGGAAGTTCACCCGGAGCTTCATTGCTCTGGAACTTTAACCATCCGCAGCATGTCATGAATCCATCTACCGACTATGGTGTTCCAGAGCTCAGCGAATTGCATGCTGCCCGAGGCGCGGTCGCTGACGAAACCGATGTTTCGATCCGCAAGAAGGAACGCACTTTATGGGCCGTTCGCACGCTTATTGAACAGCAATTGCCTGATGAGCAGAATACCGTTATGGTGCTGTGGCTTCCTGAACCGGACGAAACGCAGCATTATTGCGGCATCGCATCGCCAGAGGCTAAACAAGCCCTAAGGCTGGTGGATCAATGTTTGTCCGAGATTTTGGAAGCTGTCTCGCGGATTGGCCTCGAGGATGAGTTGGATATTATGCTCATTAGCGATCACGGACATTCGACAGCGCATATGGTCGGTAGTCTGGAGCATTATATGAAACAAGCCCGGAAAGAATTGAATAGAGAACTGAATTTTATCGCGGTGGACGCTTTCATTTATGGGGATGAGAATCAACTCGAGGAATTGCAGGCCTTCGCTGACTGGCTATCTGATCAACCTTGGTGCGGTATGCTGTTGGCGAGAGAACCGCTTCATCAGCAGCTGAACAATGCTCTGCCTTTAAGTGCGGTGATCGGAAGCATTACTCATGATAGAGCCCCTCTGTTGGCCGTTGTTCCAGCGTGGACCGATGAAATCAATCCGGATGGCATTCGAGGCGTTGTTCATTATTTAAACTCCAAGACGGAGAATAAAGCCTACCATGGCTCTATCCGGAATGAGGATATGCGACCGTTTTGCATGGGATTTGGCCCAAGCTTTAAAAAAGGTCATGTGACGGATATTCCGGCAGGCATTATTGATATTGCGCCAACGGCTTTGCACCTAGTTGGGGTTACGGGTGAAAGCGGCTTTACAGGAAGGGTTTTATTTGAAGGTCTGACAGGCTGCGAAGAGCAGGCGGTTCAGCATGAAGAAGTCAAGTATGAGGAATTATATGCGGATTCAGAACGAGTAAAAGGAATTCGGATCGCTGATACGAATGGAACGACATATCTCACCGATTGTTTTTGTGAATATACGAAAGAAGCTCTTTTGAAAGCCGCAAAGAAAGGATGA
- a CDS encoding M20 family metallopeptidase, with protein sequence MPTNFWDNKEADMLDLIEKIVNIDSGTFYKMGVNQVGDVLASAYQGLGFQVAVDQQSERGDHLVIVHPEVQQPDILIIGHMDTVFPVGTAQSRPFSRDEAFAYGPGIYDMKASLVMTLFAIKSLIEQGDESFKRVKIILNSDEEHGSIYSRELIEREVASVKYALIVEPSDMTGRLITGRRGGGKFELHVTGKAAHSGEEPEKGRSAIGELAHKIIQLHALTDSSAGIHVNVGVISGGTTPNTIAAQAKASIDVRMETLEQAVELERKIRHICGAATTEGTTLILQGSITRPPMIKTEKSEHLLKIVQEEARQLGESLMDMKIGSGSDGNLTSAVGIATIDALGPRGGNAHTAEEFLDIESLVPRTRLLANLIKRLSRE encoded by the coding sequence ATGCCGACCAATTTTTGGGATAACAAGGAAGCGGACATGCTTGACCTGATTGAGAAAATTGTCAATATCGATAGCGGGACATTTTATAAAATGGGTGTAAACCAGGTGGGGGATGTGCTGGCTTCAGCTTATCAGGGGCTTGGATTTCAAGTTGCGGTCGATCAGCAGTCCGAGCGGGGTGATCATTTGGTTATTGTTCATCCTGAGGTGCAGCAGCCAGACATCCTGATTATTGGACATATGGACACGGTATTTCCTGTAGGTACCGCACAAAGCCGGCCATTTTCACGCGATGAAGCCTTTGCCTACGGACCCGGCATATACGATATGAAGGCAAGTCTGGTCATGACGCTGTTTGCGATAAAATCATTGATCGAACAAGGCGACGAGAGCTTCAAACGGGTCAAAATCATTCTGAATTCGGATGAAGAGCACGGTTCGATCTATTCCAGGGAATTGATTGAGCGGGAAGTGGCAAGTGTAAAATATGCTTTGATCGTTGAACCGAGCGATATGACAGGGAGGCTTATAACTGGTCGGCGCGGCGGAGGTAAATTCGAACTGCATGTAACCGGTAAGGCGGCGCATTCCGGGGAGGAACCGGAAAAGGGACGAAGCGCCATTGGCGAACTTGCGCATAAAATTATTCAACTTCATGCGCTGACCGATTCAAGTGCAGGCATCCATGTCAATGTCGGGGTGATTAGCGGCGGAACGACTCCCAACACGATTGCAGCCCAGGCCAAGGCTTCTATTGATGTACGAATGGAGACATTGGAACAGGCTGTGGAGTTGGAGCGCAAAATCAGACATATTTGCGGGGCGGCAACGACTGAAGGAACAACATTAATTTTGCAAGGCAGTATTACAAGACCTCCGATGATCAAAACGGAGAAATCCGAGCATTTATTGAAAATCGTGCAAGAAGAAGCGCGGCAGCTGGGAGAGTCATTAATGGATATGAAAATAGGTTCAGGATCGGACGGCAACCTGACTTCGGCAGTAGGCATAGCTACGATTGATGCATTAGGTCCGCGTGGCGGTAACGCGCATACAGCGGAGGAGTTTTTGGATATCGAAAGCCTGGTGCCGAGAACAAGGCTGCTGGCTAACCTGATTAAACGATTGAGTCGTGAATAA
- the phnE gene encoding phosphonate ABC transporter, permease protein PhnE, with amino-acid sequence MLSAIVVLIVLGWSAPQVNFSISDLIKGFPNIWDFISRSFPPDFTHLGKYSLSVLETVQMALVGTVLAVIIAIPLGIGAAQNISPHPVIYTICRTILNTLRSISEMIVALIFVTAVGLGPFPGVLALAIHSAGMLGKFYAEAIENTDKGQIEALEASGANRWQVIRYAIWPQILPEFITVNLYRWEINVRSATVLGLVGAGGVGFELTSTLRLFRYQESLTIVILILATVMILDKLCSKIRQRII; translated from the coding sequence TTGTTATCAGCAATCGTTGTTCTTATTGTATTAGGCTGGAGTGCTCCGCAGGTTAATTTTAGTATTTCCGATCTGATCAAAGGATTTCCCAACATATGGGATTTTATCTCCAGATCCTTCCCGCCTGATTTTACACACTTGGGCAAATATTCATTATCCGTTCTTGAAACTGTGCAAATGGCTCTTGTGGGTACTGTGCTTGCCGTCATCATTGCCATTCCGCTTGGAATAGGGGCGGCCCAGAATATCAGTCCACATCCTGTGATTTACACAATTTGCCGCACGATTCTTAACACGCTCCGATCGATTTCGGAAATGATTGTGGCGTTAATTTTTGTAACCGCAGTGGGTCTAGGACCGTTCCCTGGTGTACTGGCTCTGGCCATCCATTCGGCGGGAATGCTCGGTAAGTTTTATGCTGAAGCGATCGAAAATACGGATAAAGGCCAGATCGAAGCCCTGGAAGCATCAGGTGCCAATCGTTGGCAGGTCATCCGCTATGCCATCTGGCCACAAATTTTGCCAGAGTTTATAACCGTAAACCTCTATCGCTGGGAAATCAACGTAAGGTCAGCAACCGTACTGGGACTGGTCGGAGCCGGGGGAGTAGGGTTTGAACTCACGAGTACTCTCCGTCTTTTCAGGTATCAGGAATCGCTTACCATTGTGATCTTAATCTTGGCCACAGTTATGATTTTGGATAAATTGTGCTCAAAAATTCGCCAGCGCATTATATAG
- a CDS encoding carbohydrate ABC transporter permease translates to MKLQVAFRWFGFSLLSLFSIVMLFPFIWMLSNSLKSVDQVYMFPPTLIPQVFRWENYMEIWKLAPLGRYLFNSLFTASITIVIQLLLIIPASYAFARLRFKGSGFLFLLVLATMMIPDQVTFIPNFLTIKQLGWVDTYMGLIAPFTVKAFGIFMLRQAFMQVPKELEEAAILDGCGHTRIMRHLMMPLSGAAVVTYILLSFIWNYNELFWPLIVTNNESLRTVQLGLSRFMEEGGGGSGGTQWNLVMAAAAVIIAPLVVIFISMQKFIVKGVATTGLK, encoded by the coding sequence ATGAAATTGCAAGTTGCATTTAGATGGTTCGGATTCTCCCTTTTGAGTCTTTTTTCGATCGTCATGTTATTTCCTTTTATATGGATGTTGAGCAATTCATTGAAGAGCGTTGATCAAGTGTACATGTTTCCTCCTACGTTGATCCCGCAAGTGTTCCGCTGGGAAAACTACATGGAAATATGGAAGCTGGCTCCGCTGGGCCGGTATCTATTCAATAGCTTATTTACAGCAAGTATCACGATCGTGATTCAACTGCTATTGATCATTCCAGCGTCTTATGCCTTTGCCAGACTGCGGTTTAAGGGAAGCGGGTTTCTGTTTCTCTTGGTGCTAGCTACCATGATGATTCCGGACCAGGTTACGTTTATCCCTAATTTTTTAACCATCAAACAATTGGGGTGGGTGGATACGTATATGGGCTTGATCGCGCCCTTCACCGTAAAAGCCTTTGGCATATTTATGCTGCGGCAAGCCTTTATGCAGGTGCCGAAAGAGCTTGAGGAAGCCGCTATCCTCGATGGCTGCGGACACACCAGAATCATGCGTCATCTCATGATGCCTTTATCGGGAGCTGCTGTTGTGACGTATATTTTGTTGTCCTTTATCTGGAATTATAATGAACTGTTTTGGCCGCTCATTGTAACCAACAATGAAAGTTTGCGGACCGTTCAGTTAGGACTGTCGCGATTTATGGAAGAAGGCGGCGGAGGAAGCGGAGGAACGCAGTGGAATCTGGTCATGGCCGCTGCTGCAGTCATTATCGCTCCATTAGTCGTAATCTTCATTTCCATGCAGAAGTTTATTGTTAAAGGTGTGGCCACTACGGGTTTGAAGTAA
- a CDS encoding S41 family peptidase: MERESVCDRRRDPSGKVQVREKHVKGIVIDLRDNPGGDDDLVARRAGRGIE; encoded by the coding sequence CTGGAGCGAGAATCCGTCTGCGACCGAAGGAGAGATCCTTCGGGAAAAGTACAGGTACGAGAAAAACACGTAAAGGGAATCGTCATTGATCTGCGGGATAACCCGGGTGGAGACGACGATCTGGTAGCTCGAAGGGCAGGACGTGGAATTGAATGA
- a CDS encoding carbohydrate ABC transporter permease encodes MNNKKSMAKWAYTNLTAYVLVLPAIVLLVVFHLYPMCMTFFLSLTDWNLITPDFNWIFAGNYIRMLTASEFWRVVGHTFIFGIFSVGFTVLLATVLAVVLDEKLRGVRWFRSVVFLPYITPMAAIGTLWVWMYNKDFGLINWVLDFFHMPAAPWLAKPGWAMAALIITKVWKVVGYYMVILLAGKQNIAESLYEAAKMDGAGRLQLFTRVTLPLLSPYILFVVIVALIGAFEDFDLLFTMTRGGPAESTNMIIYYIYQNAFEFFDIGYASAASSALFVILMLITFIQMKVSKRWVHY; translated from the coding sequence ATGAATAACAAAAAAAGCATGGCCAAATGGGCGTATACGAACTTGACTGCTTATGTATTGGTTCTTCCAGCCATTGTTCTTCTTGTTGTATTTCATCTTTATCCAATGTGTATGACATTTTTTCTTAGCCTGACGGACTGGAATCTGATTACCCCTGATTTTAACTGGATTTTCGCAGGCAATTATATTCGGATGCTTACTGCATCCGAATTTTGGAGGGTTGTTGGACACACGTTTATATTTGGGATCTTCTCCGTCGGCTTTACAGTCTTGCTAGCTACTGTACTGGCTGTTGTACTGGACGAAAAACTGCGGGGGGTCAGGTGGTTTAGGTCGGTCGTATTTTTGCCCTACATTACACCAATGGCGGCTATAGGAACCCTATGGGTTTGGATGTACAACAAGGATTTTGGTCTGATCAACTGGGTGCTTGATTTCTTCCATATGCCTGCCGCTCCTTGGCTGGCCAAGCCGGGTTGGGCCATGGCTGCGCTAATCATTACGAAAGTATGGAAGGTGGTCGGCTACTACATGGTGATTCTGCTGGCTGGCAAGCAAAACATTGCGGAATCCCTGTATGAAGCGGCCAAGATGGATGGCGCGGGAAGGCTGCAGCTGTTTACCCGGGTTACGCTGCCGCTGCTCTCTCCTTATATCTTGTTTGTAGTGATCGTCGCGTTAATTGGCGCTTTTGAAGATTTCGATCTGCTGTTTACGATGACCCGTGGCGGGCCGGCAGAAAGCACAAATATGATCATTTATTACATTTACCAGAATGCCTTTGAATTTTTTGATATCGGCTATGCTTCTGCAGCTTCATCGGCGCTATTTGTGATCCTTATGCTCATCACGTTTATCCAGATGAAAGTCTCCAAAAGGTGGGTGCACTATTAA
- the phnC gene encoding phosphonate ABC transporter ATP-binding protein yields MIEVVDLVKSYGQETILNNIHCSFESNDAVVLLGPSGAGKSTLLRCLNGLVEATSGSIYIDGKKLPTNKKEIRLLRKNIGMIFQNFNLVKRLTVLDNVLSGRLSYNPTLPSLFKIYKKEDYELALHYLEKVGLVEKRNQRADSLSGGQMQRIAIARALVQQPKILLADEPVASLDPKTSHSIMDLLMEIHEEEKLTMIITLHQINLAPKYSKRILGLNSGNIVADYRSDQVNASDLYRLYENNQESGEDRKHEE; encoded by the coding sequence ATGATTGAAGTAGTTGACTTGGTCAAGTCTTATGGTCAAGAAACCATTTTAAATAATATTCATTGCTCCTTTGAGAGCAATGACGCAGTTGTGCTGCTCGGCCCCAGTGGGGCCGGCAAATCAACCCTGCTAAGGTGTTTGAACGGGTTGGTTGAAGCAACTTCAGGCAGTATCTACATCGATGGAAAAAAGCTGCCAACCAATAAAAAGGAAATACGGCTGTTAAGAAAAAATATCGGAATGATCTTTCAAAATTTTAACCTTGTCAAGCGGCTCACAGTACTGGATAACGTGCTCAGTGGACGCCTGTCCTATAATCCGACCCTGCCCTCTTTATTCAAGATATATAAAAAGGAAGACTACGAATTAGCTCTTCATTACCTGGAGAAGGTAGGATTAGTTGAGAAACGGAATCAAAGAGCCGACAGCTTGAGCGGTGGGCAAATGCAAAGGATTGCTATTGCGAGAGCCTTGGTTCAACAGCCGAAGATACTGCTTGCCGATGAGCCTGTTGCCAGTCTGGACCCCAAAACATCCCATTCTATTATGGATCTTCTGATGGAAATCCATGAGGAAGAGAAATTGACCATGATTATTACCTTGCATCAGATTAACCTGGCTCCAAAATACAGTAAAAGAATTCTTGGTCTGAACTCCGGGAATATCGTGGCGGATTATCGTTCTGATCAGGTCAATGCTTCTGATTTGTATCGACTTTACGAGAACAATCAGGAATCGGGTGAAGATAGAAAGCATGAGGAGTAA
- a CDS encoding ABC transporter substrate-binding protein: MASSLVMVLAGCGQGASSSSSSEQNSKQGPVQIEFWYGNSGVIGDTIKDLTEQFNQSQDEVKVNAVFQESTNNIGKKLLTAIVGNAVPDVVQLNARFWPAFAYNKALLPLDSYIQNDPEFKYNDFVDSFVDDTLIEGKTYTLPFNRSTPILYYNKDIVKEIGLDSEHPVTTWDDMMAAAKKATVVKDGKTERFGYASLLPPLYYYSLMWSNGGDILTPDHKDVVIDQAPAIQGLEMYRKMIYDDKTMMQPMGGNRDGDQEMINFQNGKVAFLLASTGDLNQIQNNVKFELGVDFVPKFKEYAVPSTSGGNLAIVAKAPKEKQDAAWKFMKFLTDKQQTIYFAQHTGYMPIRKSAVDAPEMTKFYEENPFFKITVDQLPYGKGIPVVPDFEKIESEIQNALGRTYAENVPAQQSMKEAADKIRELLNK; encoded by the coding sequence GTGGCGTCAAGTTTGGTTATGGTACTTGCAGGTTGCGGGCAAGGAGCTTCGTCTTCCTCCTCATCAGAGCAAAATAGCAAGCAGGGTCCGGTACAAATCGAGTTCTGGTACGGCAATAGCGGCGTGATCGGGGACACCATCAAAGATTTGACCGAACAATTCAATCAATCGCAAGATGAGGTGAAGGTCAATGCGGTGTTCCAGGAAAGTACGAATAATATTGGCAAGAAATTGTTGACGGCAATTGTGGGCAATGCTGTACCGGATGTTGTTCAGTTGAACGCGAGATTCTGGCCGGCCTTTGCTTACAATAAAGCATTGCTGCCGCTTGACTCTTATATTCAAAATGATCCGGAGTTTAAGTACAACGATTTTGTTGACAGCTTTGTAGACGACACTTTAATTGAAGGAAAGACATACACCCTTCCCTTCAACCGGAGTACGCCGATCCTGTACTACAATAAAGATATTGTGAAGGAGATCGGGCTTGATTCAGAGCATCCGGTAACCACTTGGGATGATATGATGGCCGCTGCGAAGAAAGCGACCGTTGTCAAGGATGGGAAGACAGAACGATTCGGCTATGCGTCATTGCTGCCTCCTCTCTACTACTACTCGTTGATGTGGTCCAATGGTGGAGATATTCTTACCCCGGATCATAAGGATGTTGTGATCGACCAAGCGCCGGCGATTCAAGGTCTGGAAATGTACCGGAAAATGATATATGACGATAAAACCATGATGCAGCCTATGGGCGGGAATAGAGACGGCGATCAGGAAATGATCAATTTCCAAAACGGCAAGGTAGCTTTCCTGCTGGCCTCGACAGGAGACCTGAACCAGATTCAAAATAATGTCAAGTTTGAGCTTGGCGTCGATTTTGTACCAAAGTTTAAAGAATATGCCGTTCCTTCGACCTCTGGGGGAAATCTTGCCATTGTGGCGAAGGCACCGAAGGAAAAGCAAGATGCAGCCTGGAAGTTCATGAAGTTCCTTACCGATAAGCAGCAAACCATTTATTTTGCCCAGCATACCGGATATATGCCGATTCGCAAATCTGCCGTTGATGCGCCTGAAATGACGAAGTTTTATGAAGAAAATCCGTTCTTCAAAATCACTGTCGACCAACTTCCTTATGGTAAGGGAATCCCGGTCGTGCCTGACTTCGAAAAGATTGAGTCTGAAATCCAAAATGCGCTCGGAAGAACCTATGCCGAAAATGTTCCGGCCCAACAATCCATGAAGGAAGCTGCCGACAAGATACGCGAGCTGTTGAATAAATAG